One genomic window of Salvia miltiorrhiza cultivar Shanhuang (shh) chromosome 4, IMPLAD_Smil_shh, whole genome shotgun sequence includes the following:
- the LOC131022156 gene encoding ent-kaurenoic acid oxidase 1-like — MGMEIVVGCSVLVGVLIVKWVIRNVNWWFYEKKLSSHMRSQLPPGDLGWPLFGNMFSFLRAFKSPNPESFLANFVQRFGRSGLYKAHMFGNPSIIVTSPEACRKVLTDDDAFQPGWPVSTLDLMGRKSFANVFGNDHKWQRKLTASPVNGSEALSLYMKYIEENVVAALHRWAAMGRIEFLTELRRLTFKIIMHIFLSSEGDHVREALEKDYTLLNYGVRAMAINVPGFAYYHALKARKSLVAVLQRAVTRRRAQRRENPSCPKKDMMDNLLEAADEKGRRLDDEEIIDILVMYLNAGHESSGHTTMWAAVFLQQNPHMFEKAKAEQEETVRNRPAGQKGLTLKEIRKMDYLNKVIDETLRVVTFSLTVFREAKKDVNVCGYMIPKGWKALVWFRSVHYDPETWPEPKKFDPSRWDNFTPKAGNFMPFGSGSRLCPGNDLAKLEIAIFLHYFLLNYELERENPASPVMYLPHTRPKDNCLGRIRRVS; from the exons ATGGGAATGGAAATAGTGGTGGGTTGTAGTGTATTAGTAGGTGTATTAATAGTGAAATGGGTGATTAGGAATGTGAATTGGTGGTTTTATGAGAAGAAGCTGAGCAGCCACATGAGGTCTCAACTGCCCCCTGGTGACTTGGGTTGGCCCCTCTTTGGCAACATGTTCTCTTTTCTCAGAGCTTTCAAGTCTCCCAACCCTGAATCCTTCCTAGCCAACTTTGTTCAAAG GTTCGGGCGCAGCGGTCTATACAAGGCGCACATGTTCGGCAACCCGAGCATCATCGTGACAAGTCCGGAAGCGTGCCGGAAAGTTCTCACCGACGACGACGCATTCCAGCCCGGCTGGCCCGTTTCCACTCTCGATCTCATGGGGAGGAAGTCTTTTGCCAACGTATTCGGCAACGACCACAAATGGCAACGGAAGCTAACGGCCTCCCCCGTCAACGGCTCCGAGGCATTGAGCCTCTACATGAAATACATCGAAGAAAACGTCGTTGCAGCCCTCCACAGATGGGCAGCCATGGGGCGGATCGAGTTCTTGACCGAGCTGCGCCGCCTTACTTTCAAGATCATCATGCACATCTTCCTCAGCTCCGAGGGCGACCACGTCAGGGAGGCGTTGGAGAAGGACTACACCCTGCTCAACTACGGAGTCAGGGCCATGGCCATCAACGTGCCCGGATTCGCTTACTACCACGCGCTTAAG gcgCGAAAGAGTCTTGTCGCTGTACTGCAACGGGCGGTGACTAGGCGGAGGGCGCAGAGGAGGGAGAATCCGTCGTGTCCGAAGAAGGACATGATGGATAACCTTTTGGAAGCTGCAGATGAGAAGGGTAGAAGATTGGATGATGAAGAGATCATTGATATTTTGGTTATGTATCTGAATGCTGGGCATGAATCTTCAGGGCACACAACTATGTGGGCTGCTGTTTTCTTACAGCAGAATCCTCATATGTTTGAGAAGGCTAAG GCTGAGCAAGAGGAAACTGTGAGAAACAGACCAGCTGGGCAGAAAGGTTTGACACtcaaagaaataagaaaaatggATTATCTCAataag GTTATCGATGAAACGCTTCGCGTGGTCACCTTCTCGCTGACGGTCTTCAGAGAAGCAAAGAAAGATGTCAATGTCTGCG GCTACATGATTCCGAAGGGATGGAAGGCTCTGGTGTGGTTCAGGAGCGTTCACTACGACCCTGAAACATGGCCAGAGCCCAAGAAGTTTGATCCTTCGAGATGGGAT AATTTCACACCGAAAGCTGGGAATTTCATGCCTTTTGGAAGTGGAAGCAGATTGTGCCCTGGAAATGATCTAGCCAAGCTTGAAATTGCCATCTTCCTTCACTATTTTCTTCTCAACTATGA GCTGGAGCGCGAGAATCCTGCTAGCCCGGTGATGTACTTGCCGCATACAAGGCCTAAAGACAACTGCCTAGGAAGGATAAGAAGGGTGTCTTGA